Proteins encoded together in one Centropristis striata isolate RG_2023a ecotype Rhode Island chromosome 6, C.striata_1.0, whole genome shotgun sequence window:
- the LOC131973079 gene encoding alpha-2,8-sialyltransferase 8F-like, with product MLGQPLRSLYYLFFTSLCLGTVLTILIWHTSNNNNVEPYRPPRHKKSPPRLSELCKGCREVIAKVKERYSQNWMKQENNYTKFRSELSSKCNGFDKAIITQANTPVGSKIVYDGEKKSLEVTPEIFSTFAKEHPLPNQMLDTCAVVGNGGILTDSGCGKMIDSAQFVFRCNLPPLEDEDVGTKTDLVTANPSILTDKYGALQGRRRPFVESLGIYGNSLLLLPAFSYGQDTSVCQRAVYSIEEFESPIRPVFFNPEYLQKLAIFWRSHSVKAARLSTGIMMTSLALELCSNVHLYGFWPFSNHPLGLYALTNHYYDDVKAKAGVHVMTVEFDLLLQLHSQGVLRLHLEDCQPGKT from the exons ATGTTGGGACAGCCTTTGAGGTCACTATACTATTTGTTTTTCACTTCATTGTGTCTGGGGACCGTGCTGACCATTCTCATCTGGCACACGAGCAACAACAA CAATGTGGAACCTTACAGACCACCTCGTCATAAGAAAAGTCCTCCTCGACTTTCTGAACTCTGCAAAGGCTGCAG ggaGGTCATTGCCAAAGTAAAAGAGCGTTACTCTCAAAACTGGATGAAGCAGGAAAACAATTACACAAagttcag ATCTGAGCTGAGCAGCAAGTGTAATGGTTTTGACAAGGCCATCATTACCCAGGCCAACACTCCAGTGGGTTCCAAGATTGTGTACGATGGAGAAAAGAAGAGCCTCGAGGTGACCCCGGAGATTTTCAGCACCTTTGCAAAG GAGCATCCACTCCCAAATCAAATGTTGGACACATGTGCTGTTGTTGGGAACGGAGGGATCCTGACCGACAGCGGCTGTGGAAAGATGATCGATTCAGCTCAGTTTGTTTTCAG GTGCAACCTTCCTCCTTTGGAAGACGAAGATGTGGGCACCAAGACTGACCTCGTGACAGCAAACCCAAGCATCCTCACAGATAA GTACGGGGCTCTACAGGGGCGTCGCCGTCCGTTTGTGGAGAGCCTGGGAATCTATGGcaactctcttcttctccttcccgCCTTCTCATATGGCCAAGACACTTCTGTGTGCCAGCGGGCTGTCTACAGCATTGAGGAATTTGAAAGCCCCATCCGACCTGTTTTCTTTAACCCTGAATACCTCCAGAAACTGGCCATCTTCTGGCGCTCCCACAGCGTAAAAGCAGCACGGCTCAGCACCGGCATAATGATGACTAGCCTGGCACTGGAACTCTGTTCTAACGTGCATCTGTACGGGTTCTGGCCCTTCAGTAATCACCCACTTGGACTCTATGCCCTGACTAACCACTACTACGACGATGTAAAAGCTAAGGCAGGAGTCCATGTCATGACGGTTGAGTTTGACCTCTTGTTGCAGCTGCACAGCCAGGGGGTGCTCAGGCTTCACCTGGAAGATTGTCAGCCAGGTAAAACGTAG